A single Camelus ferus isolate YT-003-E chromosome 3, BCGSAC_Cfer_1.0, whole genome shotgun sequence DNA region contains:
- the ZCCHC10 gene encoding zinc finger CCHC domain-containing protein 10 isoform X1 has protein sequence MATPMHRLIARRQAEANKQHVRCQKCLEFGHWTYECTGKRKYLHRPSRTAELKKALKEKENRLLLQQSIGETNVERKTKKKRSKSVTSSSSNSSDSSASDSSSESEDTSTSSSSEDSDTDESSSSSSSSASSSSSSSSSDSDSDSSSSSSSSTSTDSSSEEEPPKKKKKK, from the exons ATGGCGACTCCCATGCATCGGCTCATAGCCCGGAGACAAGC TGAAGCAAATAAGCAACATGTAAGATGTCAGAAATGCTTGGAATTTGGACATTGGACTTATGAAtgcacaggaaaaagaaagtactTACATAGGCCTTCAAGAACAGCAGAACTaaagaaagctttaaaagaaaaagaaaacagattattaTTACAACAAAG CATTGGAGAAActaatgttgaaagaaaaaccaagaaaaaaag GTCTAAGAGTGTAACCAGTTCCAGTAGCAATAGCAGTGACAGTTCAGCCAGTGATTCTTCATCAGAGAGTGAAGATACATCTACCTCATCGTCCTCAGAGGACAGTGACACTGATGAAAGCTCCTCCAGTTCATCAtcttcagcctcctcctccagctcttcctcaTCCTCAGATTCAGACTCAGATTCCAGCTCTTCCAGTAGTAGCAGCACCAGCACAGACAGCAGCTCTGAGGAGGAACcaccaaagaagaagaaaaagaaatag
- the ZCCHC10 gene encoding zinc finger CCHC domain-containing protein 10 isoform X2, which yields MATPMHRLIARRQAEANKQHVRCQKCLEFGHWTYECTGKRKYLHRPSRTAELKKALKEKENRLLLQQRSKSVTSSSSNSSDSSASDSSSESEDTSTSSSSEDSDTDESSSSSSSSASSSSSSSSSDSDSDSSSSSSSSTSTDSSSEEEPPKKKKKK from the exons ATGGCGACTCCCATGCATCGGCTCATAGCCCGGAGACAAGC TGAAGCAAATAAGCAACATGTAAGATGTCAGAAATGCTTGGAATTTGGACATTGGACTTATGAAtgcacaggaaaaagaaagtactTACATAGGCCTTCAAGAACAGCAGAACTaaagaaagctttaaaagaaaaagaaaacagattattaTTACAACAAAG GTCTAAGAGTGTAACCAGTTCCAGTAGCAATAGCAGTGACAGTTCAGCCAGTGATTCTTCATCAGAGAGTGAAGATACATCTACCTCATCGTCCTCAGAGGACAGTGACACTGATGAAAGCTCCTCCAGTTCATCAtcttcagcctcctcctccagctcttcctcaTCCTCAGATTCAGACTCAGATTCCAGCTCTTCCAGTAGTAGCAGCACCAGCACAGACAGCAGCTCTGAGGAGGAACcaccaaagaagaagaaaaagaaatag